The Magnolia sinica isolate HGM2019 chromosome 9, MsV1, whole genome shotgun sequence genome contains a region encoding:
- the LOC131256342 gene encoding uncharacterized protein LOC131256342 encodes MQKDRQYTQNLSSPTVAKSTQASSPDIIYIGKRCDLLGFGKRGVVARGEVHEVNPNATVHCEPLEDGAFVVVLTEVIQPHAPLWKEDGFASTLGEAGPGSFVQWGKEALRIQ; translated from the exons atgcagaaagatagacagtatactcaaaatctctcatcaccaacagtcgctaaatctactcaggcgtcgtcg ccggatattatatatatcggtaagagatgcgacttgcttggttttggaaaacgtggtgtagttgctcgtggtgaagtacacgaagttaatccaaatgcaactgtccattgcgagccgttggaggatggagcttttgttgttgtcctgactgaggttatacaacctcacgctcctttgtggaaagaagatgggttcgcatctacacttggagaggccggtccaggatcatttgtgcaatgggggaaagaggctttgagaattcaataa